The following are encoded together in the Desulfococcus multivorans genome:
- a CDS encoding response regulator, which translates to MTTKARILVVDDEEDILELVRYNLVGEGFDVIPAETGEQALKIAGNEHPDLILLDLMLPGINGIEVAKRLKNNVRTRDIPIIMLTARGEEADIVLGLEIGADDYVTKPFSPRVLNARTRAVIRRNRSDVADPGTVIRIRDLVIDPGRRRVELRGKEIDLSFTEFQILLFLSRRPGWVFTRSQIVDAVRGENYPVTDRSVDVQIVGLRKKLGSCGNYIQTVRAVGYRFKELS; encoded by the coding sequence AGAGGACATCCTTGAACTCGTCCGATACAACCTCGTCGGTGAGGGCTTCGATGTGATTCCGGCGGAGACCGGCGAACAAGCCCTCAAAATCGCCGGAAACGAACATCCCGATCTGATTCTTCTGGACCTGATGCTGCCAGGGATCAACGGCATCGAAGTGGCCAAGCGACTTAAAAACAATGTCAGAACCCGCGACATTCCAATCATTATGCTGACGGCCAGGGGGGAAGAGGCCGACATTGTGCTGGGCCTGGAAATCGGGGCCGACGATTATGTGACCAAGCCCTTCAGTCCCCGGGTTCTGAATGCCAGGACCCGAGCGGTCATCCGGCGGAACAGGTCGGATGTCGCGGACCCCGGCACCGTCATCCGCATCCGGGATCTGGTCATCGATCCCGGCAGACGCAGGGTCGAGCTCCGGGGAAAGGAGATCGACCTGTCCTTCACGGAATTCCAGATTCTGCTCTTTCTAAGCCGTCGCCCCGGTTGGGTGTTCACCCGATCCCAGATCGTCGACGCCGTCAGGGGCGAAAATTACCCCGTCACCGACCGGAGCGTGGATGTCCAGATCGTCGGGCTGCGAAAAAAACTCGGCTCCTGCGGGAACTATATCCAGACGGTCCGCGCCGTCGGATACCGGTTCAAGGAACTGTCATGA
- a CDS encoding HAMP domain-containing sensor histidine kinase translates to MAAVIGYAVARRIARPIEEVRKGAERFAKGDFTYAIPPPKSKEMVMLVNTLTQMASELNDRIQTVDRQRGELEAVLSSMQEGVIAFNMDETLINANAAAAGMFNFKPSNAIGRSIQEVIRNPQLHRFVHDALGGKSDTEGEIRLYQEEAERILGTHSSPLRESNGKRIGTLIVFHDITRLRRLETVRREFAANVSHEIKTPLTAIKGFVETLLGGAVDDPEAARRFLRIIEKHADRLTAIIEDLMKLSEIEQKGRNRGIGLKREAMAPVIRNAVEVCRVRADEKKIAVEVDCDEAVVAEINAHFLEQAVVNLVDNALKYSGTGKAVRVRSRLIKDSVEIRIEDEGIGIPGSHLPRLFERFYRVDKSRSRKEGGTGLGLAIVKHIVQAHGGKIDVESTPGKGSTFIIRLPTVGGVNGTDPPECGSAA, encoded by the coding sequence ATGGCGGCTGTGATCGGTTATGCCGTGGCCCGCCGCATCGCCCGCCCCATCGAGGAGGTCCGAAAGGGCGCCGAGCGATTCGCCAAAGGGGATTTCACCTATGCCATCCCCCCGCCCAAGTCCAAAGAGATGGTTATGCTGGTCAACACGCTTACCCAGATGGCGTCGGAGCTCAACGACCGCATTCAGACCGTGGACCGGCAGCGCGGAGAACTCGAGGCGGTGCTGTCGAGCATGCAGGAGGGCGTCATCGCCTTCAACATGGACGAAACCCTCATCAACGCCAATGCGGCGGCTGCCGGAATGTTCAATTTCAAACCATCCAACGCCATCGGTCGAAGCATTCAGGAGGTCATTCGAAATCCCCAGCTCCATCGGTTCGTTCATGACGCCCTGGGCGGGAAGAGCGACACCGAAGGCGAGATCCGTCTCTATCAGGAAGAGGCGGAACGCATCCTCGGCACCCATTCGTCGCCGCTTCGTGAATCCAACGGCAAACGGATCGGCACATTGATCGTTTTTCACGACATCACCCGACTGAGGCGGCTGGAAACCGTACGCCGGGAATTCGCGGCCAACGTCTCCCATGAAATCAAGACACCGTTGACGGCCATCAAGGGGTTTGTCGAAACCCTGCTCGGCGGCGCGGTGGACGATCCCGAGGCGGCCAGGCGCTTTCTTCGGATCATCGAAAAACATGCCGACCGACTCACCGCCATAATCGAGGATTTGATGAAGCTCTCCGAGATCGAGCAGAAAGGGCGGAACCGGGGGATCGGATTGAAGCGGGAAGCCATGGCGCCGGTTATCCGGAACGCCGTCGAGGTTTGCCGGGTCCGGGCCGACGAAAAGAAGATCGCCGTGGAGGTGGACTGCGACGAAGCCGTCGTCGCCGAGATCAACGCCCATTTCCTGGAGCAGGCCGTGGTCAATCTCGTGGACAACGCCCTCAAGTACAGCGGCACCGGCAAAGCGGTCCGCGTTCGGTCACGGCTTATCAAAGACAGCGTCGAGATTCGCATCGAGGACGAGGGCATCGGCATCCCCGGATCTCACCTGCCCCGGCTTTTCGAGCGGTTTTACCGTGTCGACAAATCCCGCAGCCGAAAGGAAGGGGGCACCGGCCTGGGGCTCGCCATCGTGAAGCATATCGTGCAGGCCCACGGGGGGAAGATCGATGTCGAGAGCACCCCGGGCAAAGGCAGCACCTTCATCATTCGTCTGCCGACCGTCGGCGGGGTCAACGGAACCGATCCGCCAGAATGCGGTAGCGCCGCATGA